The Mesomycoplasma ovipneumoniae genome includes a region encoding these proteins:
- a CDS encoding L-lactate dehydrogenase: protein MKPIKIALIGAGNVGNSFLYAAMNQGLASEYGIIDINPDFAEGNAFDFEDASASLLRPFSVRRYEYSDLKDADFILITAGRPQKPGETRLELVADNIRIIRDIAFKVKESGFSGITVIASNPVDVITRAYRDASGFSDQKVIGSGTILDTARLQFEIAKRLKIAPNSVQAYVMGEHGDSSFVAYSNIKIAGECFCHFSELTGINGSNYEKELEYPVSRRAYEIINRKRATFYGIGAALARIVSNIINDTKNILIVGANLRGQYGFDGVNIGVPAVLGANGIEKIIEITLNDKEKEKFAKSVEIVDTIYKDAMKNL, encoded by the coding sequence ATGAAGCCAATCAAAATCGCTCTAATCGGCGCAGGAAATGTTGGAAATTCATTTCTTTATGCAGCAATGAATCAAGGTCTTGCATCTGAATACGGAATTATCGATATAAACCCTGATTTTGCAGAAGGAAATGCATTTGATTTTGAGGATGCCTCCGCTTCACTTTTGCGTCCTTTTTCAGTTCGCCGTTATGAGTATAGCGACCTAAAAGATGCAGATTTTATTTTAATTACAGCAGGAAGACCTCAAAAACCAGGTGAAACTCGTCTTGAATTAGTTGCAGATAATATTCGAATTATCCGTGATATTGCTTTTAAAGTTAAAGAAAGTGGCTTTAGCGGAATTACTGTTATTGCCTCAAACCCTGTTGATGTTATTACTCGCGCTTACCGTGATGCTTCAGGATTTTCTGACCAAAAAGTTATTGGATCAGGAACAATTCTTGATACTGCAAGACTTCAGTTTGAAATTGCCAAAAGATTAAAAATTGCCCCAAATTCAGTTCAGGCTTACGTAATGGGTGAGCATGGTGATTCATCTTTTGTTGCATATTCAAATATTAAAATTGCAGGTGAATGCTTCTGTCATTTTTCAGAACTAACCGGAATTAACGGCTCAAATTACGAAAAAGAGCTTGAATATCCAGTTTCACGTCGTGCTTATGAAATAATTAACAGAAAAAGAGCAACATTTTACGGAATTGGTGCTGCATTAGCGCGAATTGTAAGCAACATTATCAACGACACAAAGAATATTCTAATTGTCGGTGCGAATTTACGTGGTCAGTACGGCTTTGATGGCGTAAATATTGGAGTTCCAGCGGTCCTTGGTGCAAATGGTATTGAAAAAATCATTGAAATTACACTCAATGATAAAGAAAAAGAAAAATTCGCAAAATCAGTCGAAATTGTCGATACCATTTACAAAGACGCTATGAAAAATCTTTAG